The Nitrospiraceae bacterium genomic interval TCCACGCACTGCCGCCACCAACGCGAGGCCGATCCCCGTATTGCCGCTCGTGGGCTCGACGATCGTTCCGCCTGGCTTCAGCCTGCCCTGCCGTTCCGCCTCATTGATCATGTTGAGGCAGATCCGATCTTTCACACTGCCGCCGGGATTGAAGAACTCGACCTTGCCATAGATCGTCGCTGCATCAGGAGGCGACAGACGGTTTAATCTGACGAGCGGCGTTTTGCCGATCAGCTCGGTAATGTCTTTGTGGAGGACCATCGTCATCGGCCGCCACCCATGTAGAACAGGAATTCGATCTGATCACCCTCTTTGAGGGTAGTGGTGGCGAGATGGCTGCGCTCCAACATTGCGTCATTAACCTCGATAGCGACCATCTGGGGTTCAATGTTCTTTGCCTTGAGAAGGTCGAGGACGGTGCCCCCTTGAATTGTCTCGGTTTTCCCGTTGATTTTGACCTGCATGCAGCTCCTAATTTGGCCTAGAGTTTCAGGAATTTCAAGAGGTTAACAAAGACTCTTCGATATTGTCAAGGTAACTGGTCCGATCGTAAGTTGCTTGACTTTGCTCCCGGTCCACGGCCACTATGCCGCTCTTTGGAGACGGCCTCGATGTGGAAGCAAAATTTCATGTTTCGCGCTAGCGAGGCGACGCCCCTCAAGGAGTCCGAACAGGAACTCTTTCACGAGACGGACCCCGCCATGGACAGTGCCGGGCTGCAGTTAGAGAAGTTTTTATCCGTATGGATTCAAGGGGAGGGGAACGACGAAAAGCCGTCAGCCTATTCAAGCCTCTATGTCCGCACCGCTACGTTGGATTTTCAAAAACGGGTCGGATTCCTCCAGCCTCTCCAGGGTCGGTCCCATCAAATCAAAGCACTCCTCACACCGGGGCAGAAACACTTTCTCCGTGACTGGTTGAGTCGCCAGGCGCCGCAAGCGTGGGAGGCCTCGGATGACCACTTTCGGGACCTGTTTGAAGTCGAATGACCCCTAGTATCAGCCTTGTCAGATTCTATTCTCTTGTAGTCTTTCTGTGGCTCAGTCTGCTTGTGCTTGTCCCAGCGATCCTTCCGGGATTGTCCTCAGCGACAACCATCGAGGTGTTGTATGCGCCGGAAGATGCGCCGTTGGATCACGTTATCGCCCTCTACAATCGAGCACATCGATATCTGTATGTTGCGGTGTATGGCTTGAGTAATCCGCGTGCGGTCGAAGCCCTCGTGGCGGCGAAAAAACGAGGAATCGACGTGCGGATCCTCACAGACCGGGAACGATTGGACGATCCGAAACAGCGGGCAGCGGTGAACACACTTCGGTTAGCCGGTATCCCCATCCGGGTGAATCATCACGACGGATTGATGCATATGAAACAGGTGGTGATGGACGATGAGATCAATGCGTCCGGTTCCATGAACCACACGACGAGTGGCAATCGCTATAACGATGAACGGCTCGATGTGATCACCGATAGAGCCATCACGGCTAGAGCACGCGATAAGTTTCTTGCGATGTGGAATGATCGTGAACGGTACCAGCCTTGGGTAGAAGGACAGTAGGAGTGGCTTCACAACTGGAACAAGCCGACGTCGTGGTGGTAGGGGCTGGTGGGGGAGGCGCGGTACTCGCACTCGCGCTTGCGCGGAAAGGCCTCCGCACGGTCGTACTCGAGCAGGCTCCTGGGCCTCCAACCGGATTGCGAGGCGAGATTCTCCAACCGAATGGACAGCAAGTCCTCGATCGTCTCGGCGTCTTGCAGTCATTACCGCCCGACTCGACGAAGACGGTCCGTCACTTTCACTTTCTTCGGACCGGTGGCCGCCGTCTTTGCAGCGTCGATTACGGAGAGTTGCCCGCTCCTTATAATCGAGCCATCGTGACCTTGCCGAACGTCGCTCACCACGCAATTCTCGACGCAGTACAACGACAACCGTCGGTCTCGTTACAGTACGGGACCTCATTTACGGGATTAGTGCGCGAGGGGGCGAAGGTGGCGGGAGTCAAGGCTCAGGCACAGGACGATCAGCTGACAGTAAGGGCCAAGGTCGTGGTCGGCGCCGACGGGGCCTTCTCAAAAGTCCGTGAGGCGCTGAAGATTCCCGCCGATCTGTACTTGTATCCCGACGCGTACCTGATCGCGATTCTGGAGAGCGCAGACCCACCCAAGGACTCCTTCTACTATGTCGGCAGGCACAAGATTCTCGGTCTGTTCCCGGCCGCCGGAAACAAGGTCTATCTCTTCTATATGATTCGCAGCGGATCGATGGAAGCGGTCAAGGCGCGTGGAATCCAGGCGCTCCGTAAGGAATGGATGGAGATCGATCCCCGATTTGAACCGGTGTATGCGAGCTTGAAGGATTGGGATCAAACGGCCTACTTGCCGACCGGACGAGTGAGGACGTCCACATGGGTCACGGATGGCGCGGTCTTAATCGGCGATGCGGCCCATGCCATGAACCCCCACGCCTCGCAGGGACGCATGCAGGCGATGGTTGATGCGATGATGCTGGCGGATATCTTGCCGGGCTGTCTGGCTGACGACGATTGCTCGGCCATCCGACTCAAGCCGTATGAAGAGATGAGGCGCCCGCAAGTCACGATGTTGCAGCGATTGGCGGATCAACAAGTCTTTTACTGGAACACGGGAAATCCGGTGGTCGCGTTCCTGCGCGATCGTGTGTTCCATACGTTGGATCGGAACGCGCGCTTGCGGTATCAAGTCCTATCGACGACAGCAGGCCTTCGGACGACGGCACCGTTAAGCTTGATCGATCGAGTGATCGCGGCGGGATTTCTGCCTGACATATGTGCCCATCAACGGCCACAACACTCAGTGCAGTAACGAGGAAAGATGGCGACGGCGGAACGAATCATCGAAGGCCTACCGGACGAGACGCAGAAGCTGCTGCATGCCTATGTGAAGGATGTGAAAGCGTTGTTCGGTGAGCAACTGGAAGGAGTGCTGCTCTACGGGAGTGCGGTGCGGGGTGAGTTCCTGGTTGGAAGATCGAACCTCAACCTTCTGTTGCTCGTATCCTCGTACGATCAAGCCGTGCTGAAAAAGTATGGCGCCCTTCATC includes:
- the thiS gene encoding sulfur carrier protein ThiS — its product is MQVKINGKTETIQGGTVLDLLKAKNIEPQMVAIEVNDAMLERSHLATTTLKEGDQIEFLFYMGGGR
- a CDS encoding phospholipase D-like domain-containing protein: MTPSISLVRFYSLVVFLWLSLLVLVPAILPGLSSATTIEVLYAPEDAPLDHVIALYNRAHRYLYVAVYGLSNPRAVEALVAAKKRGIDVRILTDRERLDDPKQRAAVNTLRLAGIPIRVNHHDGLMHMKQVVMDDEINASGSMNHTTSGNRYNDERLDVITDRAITARARDKFLAMWNDRERYQPWVEGQ
- a CDS encoding FAD-dependent monooxygenase, with translation MASQLEQADVVVVGAGGGGAVLALALARKGLRTVVLEQAPGPPTGLRGEILQPNGQQVLDRLGVLQSLPPDSTKTVRHFHFLRTGGRRLCSVDYGELPAPYNRAIVTLPNVAHHAILDAVQRQPSVSLQYGTSFTGLVREGAKVAGVKAQAQDDQLTVRAKVVVGADGAFSKVREALKIPADLYLYPDAYLIAILESADPPKDSFYYVGRHKILGLFPAAGNKVYLFYMIRSGSMEAVKARGIQALRKEWMEIDPRFEPVYASLKDWDQTAYLPTGRVRTSTWVTDGAVLIGDAAHAMNPHASQGRMQAMVDAMMLADILPGCLADDDCSAIRLKPYEEMRRPQVTMLQRLADQQVFYWNTGNPVVAFLRDRVFHTLDRNARLRYQVLSTTAGLRTTAPLSLIDRVIAAGFLPDICAHQRPQHSVQ